A window of the Motilibacter aurantiacus genome harbors these coding sequences:
- a CDS encoding DUF3592 domain-containing protein — translation MRAALGPLELTAGLFTLVGSAFAGLGIWTIAAGRRRARAWPAVPGTVLGATWDRNTDSRYLQVTYTGPDGVPRTFVNRYGSTMLRVPVGRQVRVLVNPARPDDAVLAGPRHGGGCLGAVLTVTGSSFALGGLLGLAVALR, via the coding sequence ATGCGCGCTGCCCTCGGGCCCCTCGAGCTCACGGCAGGGCTGTTCACCCTGGTCGGCTCGGCCTTCGCCGGCCTGGGGATCTGGACCATCGCGGCCGGCCGGCGACGAGCGCGCGCCTGGCCGGCCGTGCCCGGCACGGTCCTGGGAGCCACGTGGGACCGCAACACGGACTCCCGCTACCTGCAGGTCACGTACACCGGCCCGGACGGGGTCCCGCGTACGTTCGTCAACCGCTACGGCTCCACGATGCTCCGCGTCCCGGTGGGCCGGCAGGTCCGGGTGCTCGTGAACCCGGCCAGGCCGGACGACGCCGTCCTGGCCGGCCCGCGGCACGGAGGTGGATGCCTCGGTGCCGTCCTGACGGTGACCGGGAGCAGCTTCGCCCTCGGCGGGCTGCTGGGCCTGGCGGTCGCGCTGCGCTGA
- a CDS encoding phosphotransferase enzyme family protein → MSPSSPAGAELAAILRAAFGWSGDIRVDAGPRGAEGRIWRVAVESSRYALKESIGAPPSPATVAAQVRLMRDAAAAGVHVTASHADRQGRHVLPGVDGTWLRLYDWLDLQPVVPSAESAQRLGALLARLHSSAPPADAEPDGGRPASWYDLAPSPSSWAPFAEADAPWAAALRRRLPELPALCAVATPADPRRCLLCHRDLHPENVLRKPSGGLAVIDWDDVGPAEPGREVAQMLFDWLCDGSTIDLAAARELYVAYVGEGGPGRISEPADFSMLVASRLNFLQHELRVALDPSAEQGHRDWATREVDEALRILPTARQLHAVLDGVARLG, encoded by the coding sequence GTGAGCCCCTCGTCGCCTGCCGGGGCCGAGCTTGCGGCCATTCTGCGTGCCGCGTTCGGCTGGTCCGGGGACATCCGGGTCGACGCCGGCCCGCGCGGCGCGGAGGGGCGGATCTGGCGGGTGGCCGTGGAGAGCAGCCGCTACGCCCTCAAGGAGAGCATCGGGGCTCCTCCCTCCCCCGCCACCGTCGCCGCTCAGGTCAGGCTGATGCGCGACGCTGCGGCCGCCGGCGTCCACGTCACGGCCAGCCATGCGGACCGGCAGGGCCGCCACGTGCTCCCGGGCGTCGACGGCACGTGGCTGCGGCTCTACGACTGGCTCGACCTTCAGCCGGTCGTGCCGTCGGCGGAGTCCGCGCAACGCCTGGGGGCCCTGCTCGCGCGCCTGCACAGCAGCGCACCGCCCGCGGACGCGGAGCCGGACGGCGGCCGCCCCGCATCCTGGTACGACCTGGCCCCCTCGCCGTCGTCCTGGGCTCCGTTCGCCGAAGCGGACGCACCGTGGGCCGCCGCCCTGCGACGACGTCTCCCGGAGCTGCCCGCGCTCTGTGCCGTGGCGACGCCTGCCGACCCGCGCCGCTGCCTGCTCTGCCACCGGGACCTGCATCCGGAGAACGTCCTCCGGAAGCCGTCCGGGGGCCTGGCCGTCATCGACTGGGACGACGTCGGCCCGGCAGAGCCCGGCCGGGAGGTCGCGCAGATGCTGTTCGACTGGCTCTGCGACGGGTCGACGATCGACCTGGCAGCGGCGCGCGAGCTGTACGTGGCGTACGTGGGCGAGGGCGGTCCCGGCCGCATCAGCGAGCCGGCGGACTTCTCCATGCTCGTGGCGTCCCGCCTGAACTTCCTCCAGCACGAGCTGCGTGTCGCGCTGGACCCCTCCGCCGAGCAAGGGCACCGGGACTGGGCAACGCGCGAGGTCGATGAGGCGCTCCGCATCCTGCCGACGGCGCGCCAGCTCCATGCGGTGCTGGACGGCGTCGCTCGCCTGGGCTGA